CTGGCGCCGTTGAGTGATGACATAGGGTTATCGGTAAAACTTATTTGTACAGTTCGGCTGTTGCGTGCCAGTTGTCACCGGTACGTGCTTCGATAATGCGGTAAGAAGAAGCGCCTTGTTCTTCCGCTTTTTTGTTCAGTTCAGCACGCATATCCATCGGAGAGGAGGCGACAGCACCTACAGATACGGTGCCGAGAGGCTGGCGTGATTGTGCCTGGTCTGCGCTGATGGAATCGGCAGCAAAAGCGCCAAATGACAGTGCTGAGAGAATGCCGAGTGTCGCAACAGTTGATTTGATATTCATGATTCTTTACCTCGTCGTATTCTTTTACTTCAATTCATTGGGGTCTTGTTTCGTGACCCTCATCACAAAATCAAGTATACACTAGTCACAGAAAAAATTAATACCATGCTAATTGTTTCTATGGTAATTGAGCCTTATTGAAATCATTTT
The Kosakonia oryzae genome window above contains:
- the yhcN gene encoding peroxide/acid stress response protein YhcN, with the protein product MNIKSTVATLGILSALSFGAFAADSISADQAQSRQPLGTVSVGAVASSPMDMRAELNKKAEEQGASSYRIIEARTGDNWHATAELYK